The genomic segment CAAGCCGCCTAAAGGGTAACCAAGCTGTTAGATTGGCGATGATATGGTTTAATATGGTATCGTATGAGTACTATGCTTAATTTTTCGATTAAACAGAAATTGAGGTGAGTTATGGTTGAATTTATTGCCCCACGCGAGTGGAAGAAATTTGTATGGGCCGCCGTTATTAGCGCTGTCGTTTTTATATTTTTGCAAATCATCCCTATGCTTGGCGGTCCAGATTCAGGCGCATCGGAATCACAGGGCAACGTCATTGGCAATGAAGCAGCCCTGCAAAAAGCAACGGAATTTGCCGCCATGCAATTCGGCGTTAACGTTACGGATGCTCATACAGTTTATCAAACGGACAGCGATGAAACCGGCTATTTGATCAAGGAAAAGCTGTACGAGGATTATGCGTCCAAATATATGCAGCAGTTTCCGCTCGACACCTATCAAACGCAAGTAACGCTCGATAATGGCAGCACCGCGTTCGTCTACCTCCATATGCAAAGCGGCAGCGTTGTCGCTTGGAATCTCATTGGAGCAGGCTCGGGCGTGAACACCATTAAAGGACAAAAGCAGCTTCTCGATGCAGCGGCCAGCTTTGCGACTACGCAAGGCTTTCAAGCCAAAGATTTGAATGACGCTGCCGTCAACTCGCTTGGTCAGGTCGTCATTCACCCAACAGGGTATGCAGCAGGCAGTTCGCAGCTTGAGCTGCGTGTAGGCTTTAGTCAAAATGGCGACAAAACCATCGTTTCGACTTATAAGCCAGCCTTTATTCCGCCTGCAGACTATGTAGCCAATATTGAGCAGCAAAAAAGCACGGCCGACGCTTTATCGTTGATCAGCCTCATTTACATGACTTTCATTACGCTGGTGCTAGCTATTATCTATGCGATATTATACCGCCGTCATACGACATTCAAACGCGGGATCGCCATCAGCCTTATTTTCACCGTTTTTTATATTATTAACAATCTAGGCATTATGGACGGCGTCATTGCCCAGCAAGGCGAACAGATAATGGGCGATGCCCAAGTGTCCTTTATGGCATGGTTTACTGCGCTTCTGCTCATCCCGGTTGGAGCAGCCGTCTATTTCTCCTTCGTGGCCGGTGACGGCATGTGGCGCTCGTGGAAACGTCCGATATGGCCAGGCTTCCGCGAAAAAAATTACGGCGAGCATGTTTGGCGCAGCATGGGACTCGGTTATTTGATCGCCCTTATTTTGCTAGGCGTGCAGTCGGTCATTTTTCTAGTGCTTGAAACGGCGATCGGCAGTTGGAGCACTAGCGATGCGACCCAGTCTCCCTACAACATCAAATGGCTGTGGCTCATGCCGATGCTGGCTTGGTGCGCTGCGATTTCCGAGGAAGCCATTTACCGGTTTTTCGGCATTGCCTTGTTCCGCAGATGGTTCAAAAATATTTATGTCGCCGCCTTGATTCCGACCATCTTGTGGGCGCTTGGACATGTCTCCTATCCAATCTTCCCATACTACACCAGGCTGATTGAGCTAATTATTATTGGGATGATTTTCAGCTACATTTTCCTGCGCTACAGCCTCATTACCGCCATATTCGTTCATGCGATATTTGATTCGCTGTTAATGGGCTTCTCGCTCATTTCTGTAGGCGGTGCTTTAAATATCGGAGCAGCCATCTTTTACGCAGTTCTGCCCGTTCCCATTGCCTATATCATTCGGTTATGGCATCGTAAGAAAAACGCCTGGCAGCGTCCTTCCTATTAGACGCCATCGTTTTGGCGAAACGTATAGAGAAAAGATGAGAACATTCATATCCTTTCCTATACGTCAAAAAAAGGAGGAAGGCCGCCGCAGCTTACGGCGACGCCTCCTCCCCAAGTGCCGCAATAATTTGGGCGGCAAGCTTATCTCCTATTGAAAGAGGCCGGAAATCTTCCACCGTGGCCTCTTTTATTTTTTTGATGGAGCCAAAATGCTTAAGCAGCAGCTTGCGCCGCTTCTCGCCAATACCCGGAATAGCATCAAGCTGCGAGACGACCATCGACTTGCCGCGCTGCTCGCGGTGGAACGTAATCGCGAAGCGGTGAACCTCGTCTTGTATGCGCTGCAGCAAATAAAACTCCTGGCTGTCGCGCGGCAGCGGAATAATTTCAGCGGGATCGCCGGTCATGAGCTGGGCCGTTCGGTGTTTGGCATCCTTGACGAGACCGCATACCGGGATAAACAGGTTCAGCTCATTTTGCAGCACATCAATCGCTGCGGAAATTTGCCCCTTGCCGCCATCGACGACGATCAGATCCGGAGCAGCCAGCTGATCCTTGAGCACGCGCTCATAGCGTCTGCGAATGACCTCGCGCATCGTCTCATAATCATCTGGCCCAACGACCGTCTTGACCTTGTATTTGCGGTATTCCTTGCGATCCGGCTTGCCGTCCGTAAATACGACCATAGCCGATACAGGATTCGTACCTTGTATGTTGGAGTTGTCAAATGCCTCAATTCGGGTAGCCTGCGGCAAACCAAGCCATTCGGCCAGCCCTGCCGCCGCCTTGACGCTGCGCTCCTCATCCCGCTCGATGAGCCGGAACTTGTCGGCAAGCGTTACCTTGGCATTCTCGGTCGCCATCGAGACGACCTCGCTCTTGCGTCCGCGCTGCGGCAGCAGCACCTTGACCTTAAGCCAGTGGTGCAGCGCAGCAGCGGCCTCCTCCGCAACGGACAGCTCCTTCTCTTTGGTCGGCTGGGCTTCTTCTTGCGACTCTTCGTCAATTACAACGATTAAGCTTGCTGCATCAACCATATCCTTTGCTGCTTCATTTGCGCTTGGCGCTGCTTCCTGGTCAAGCTGGGCTGCGGCCGTCTCCTGCTTTCCTGCTTCCTGCTTGCCCGCTGCCTGTGCGCTCTCCGCCTGCTCTGGCGGCAATGGCAGCAAAATCTGCTTCGGCAGCGCAGGATTTTCACTGTAGTATTGGGTTACAAAGGTCATAAAATCATCGTACTCTTCGCCATAATAAGGGAAGGTCGTACCATGGCGCTCAATAAGCTTGCCTTGGCGCATATAAAGAATTTGGACGCACATCCAGCCCTTCTCGACCGCATAGCCGAAAATATCGCGGTCCAAGGCGTCTGACATCGTAATTTTCTGCTTCTCCATTACCGCATCTATTGCAATAATCTGGTCGCGGTATTCCTTCGCCCGCTCGAACTCCAGCTGCTCGGCGGAAGCCTCCATTTTGCGCTGCAAATCTGCCCGCACCACATCATGGCCGCCATTGAGAAAACGGGTAATTTCCTGAACCATCGCCTCATAGGTGCCGGGTTCAATCTCATATTCACAAGGCGCAATGCATTGCCCCATGTGATAATACAAGCATACCTTGTCGGGCAGCGTCTTGCATTTGCGCAGCGGATACAGCCGGTCCAGCAGCTTCTTCGTCTGCTGGGCCGCATAAGCATTCGGATAGGGGCCGAAGTATTTCCCCTTATCCTTGGCCATTCTGCGGGTTACCTCGAGTTTTGGATGCTGCTCATGCGTAATTTTTATATAAGGAAATGACTTGTCGTCCTTCAGCAAGACGTTATATCGCGGATGATACTGCTTGATAAGATTGCACTCCAGAATGAGCGCCTCCATGTTGCTTTTCGTCAATATAAAATCAAAATCGCGGATTTCCGCAACGAGGCGCTGCGTTTTGCCATTATGAGAGCCATTGAAATACGAGCGGACGCGATTTTTTAATATTTTGGCTTTGCCGACGTATATAATTGTGCCTTCGCCGTTTTTCATTAAATAGCAGCCGGGCTGGTCCGGAAGCAGCGCTAGCTTATGACGAATTAATTCTGCTGCTTCAGCCGGGCTGGCCGCCTGTTTCCCCTCATGCTGATTCATTTCCAAACCTCCCTTGCGGACATTTGTTCCCATGCCTTATTGTAACATAGATTGGTGCCGGCAGCCGAGTCCTCAAGTTTACAATAGTTGCCGTGTTTTGCTTTACAATTATTCGGATAGTTGGGTATACTGTTGATAGCTAAATCGTTTTCAAGGGAGGACGCTTGTTATGGAGAACGTTAGAGACCCGCGCGAGCATTATAATGAAGAACCGCGCCACGACTTGATGGACGTAGTGTTCGGCTTCGGCGGCATGCTCGGTCTAATGACTGTCATGTTTGCTGCTGCTGTTATCGTGAAATTTATCATTTCGTAAACAAATAGCAAGCCTCGCCTCGCCGTTCTTTGGCGGTGCAGCGCGTTTCATTCCGTGAAATATAGGCCATTTATAAGAGAGAAACTTATAAATGACCTATATTAAAAAAAGAACCTTCGTGTCCGTTTCTAAGCGGATGATTCGAAGGTTCTTTCTCTTTATATGGCCGTTTTGTCATGGCTCAGCTCGCTCAAGGGCGAACGGCTTCCGCAAAATTCAGGCTGATTGGTGCTTGTTGCTGCTATTATTGTGGCTATTGCTTGCCTGCTGCTTGACGCTTTGGGATTCCTGCTGCTTGCTGGAGGGCTGATCGTAGCGCGTCCGCTCGGTCCGGTCAATCTGGACGATTCTGCCGTCATGCACCGTAATATTCACACTTCCATATTGCAGCCCGCCCACCTGGTCCGCAATCCGCTTAAGCCACTGCTGATCGATTTCCAAAGGTTTTGCCATTGTCTACTCCTCCTTTTTCTAATTCACTTTATCGTAAGTGTCAGACATTTTGGGCAGAAGCCCGCCTGTTCATTTGCCATTCCATCAGCGACTTGACGATAAGCGTAATAAACGCCAGCATGACGAGCAGCGATGCCACGGCAAATGAAGCTGAAAATTGGTACTCATTGTACAAAATCTCAATATGCAGCGGCAGCGTATTTGTCTGTCCGCGAATGTGGCCTGATACGACAGACACCGCTCCAAACTCGCCCATCGCCCGGGCATTACATAAAATAATGCCGTACAATAAGCCCCACTTGATGTTCGGATAGGTGACCCGCCAAAAAATTTGCCAGCCCTTTGCGCCAAGGCTTGCCGCAGCTTCCTCTTCTGTGACTCCCTGCGCCTGCATGAGCGGTATAAGCTCGCGGGCAATGAATGGCACCGTTACGAATACCGTCGCCAGCACAATGCCCGGCAGCGCGAAGACGAGCTGAATGCCATGGGAATCGAGCCAAGGGCCGAAGAAGCCTTGTGCGCCAAACATTAGAATATAGATAAGTCCGGAAATTACCGGAGATACGGCAAACGGCAAATCAATGAGCGTAATTAAAAACTGCTTGCCGCGAAAACGGAATTTGCTGATCGCCCATGCAGCGGATATGCCAAACAGCGTATTCAGCGGCACGGCGATTACGGCCACGAGCAAAGTCAGTCTCAATGCCGATAAAGCATCAGGATCGGTGATCGCGGCACGATAAACGTCAAAGCCCTTCTTAAACGCTTCAACAAATACAGAAACGAGCGGCAGCAGGACGACCAGCGCAAGGAAAATAAGCGCTACCGTTATGAGTACAACCCGCACGATTGCCGGTTCCGTAATATGCTTAGGCCGCTTGGAGGCCTCGCTCGATAAATGCGTTGTAATTGCTCCAGCCATCTTGCTTAGCCTCCTTCTACGACGCGGCGGTTAATCCGCCACTGCATGAAATTAATGAACAGCAGCAGCAGGAACGAAACGACGAGCATAACGAGCGCGATTGCGGTAGCCCCTGCGTAATCAAACTGCTCCAGCTTCGTCATAATGAGAAGCGGGGCGATTTCGGTTTTCATTGGCATATTGCCAGAGATGAATACGACGGAGCCGTATTCCCCAATTCCGCGAGCAAAAGCTAAGGCGAAGCCCGTAAGCAGAGCCGGCATCAGCTCAGGCAAAATCACTTTCCAAAAAGTTCGCATCCGGTAGGCGCCAAGCATAACCGCGGCCTCTTCTATTTCTTTATTGAGATCCTGCAGCACAGGCTGCACCGTACGAACGACGAAGGGAATGCCGATAAAGATAAGGGCTATAGTAATGCCCAGTGGCGTATAGGCCACCTTGAGCCCGAGCGGCTGGAGCAGCTTGCCTACCCAGCCATTCGGCGCATAAATGGCCGTCAGTGCAATTCCCGCTACCGCTGTCGGCAACGCGAATGGAAGATCAACGAGGCTGTCGATAAATTTTTTGCCGGGAAAACGGTAGCGGACCAGCACCCATGCAATGAGCAGGCCGAACACCATATTGACGGCTGCGGCGCTGAAGGCGGTGAAGAAGCTGATGCGATAAGAAGCCAGAACCCTTGGATTCGTTACCGTGCCCCAAAATTCGGCAAAGCTGAGTCCTGTCGTCTTAATAAATACGCTGGCCAGCGGGATTAGAACGATCAGGCTCAAATACACAATTGCAAATCCCATTGATAGGCCAAAGCCGGGCAAAACGTTTCGCGCTTTGCCGCCTCTGCTCCTTCCTTTGCTCCTACTGGAACCTTTCATGTGAAGTCAGCTCCATTCCACAATTTGCTGTGCCTAGCGATCATTACGAGCCTGGCGTGTAAATCTTCTCGAATATGCCGCCCGCATTAAAATGCTTCTCCTGCGCCACTTTCCAGCCGCCAAAATCTCCGTCGATCGTCAGCAGGTCCAGCTTTTTGAACGTATCTGCATATTTAGCCGCAATTGTCTCATTAATAGGACGGTAGTAATTTTTAGCAGCAATCTCTTGGCCTTCATCCGAGTACAAATACTCCAGGTAAGCTTTGGCTACTTCTGTCGTTTTATTGGCCTCGGCATTTTTATCAACGACCGCTACAGGCGGCTCCGCCAAAATGCTGACCGAAGGATAGACAATCTCGAATTGGTCAGGGCCAAGCTCCTTGATGGACAGGAACGCTTCATTCTCCCAAGCCAGCAGCACATCGCCAATTCCTTTTTCTACAAAAGTCGTTGTCGCTCCGCGAGCACCTGTATCGAGTACGGGCACATGCTTGAACAGCTGGGTTACGAACTCCTGCGCTTTCGCCTCGTCATTGTTGTTTTGCTTCAGCGCATAGCCCCATGCTGCAAGATAGTTCCAACGGGCTCCGCCCGACGTTTGCGGGTTTGGCGTAATCACTTCTACACCGTCTTTAATCAGATCATTCCAATCTTTAATGCCCTTCGGGTTGCCCTTGCGTACAAGGAACACGATTGTTGACGTATACGGCGAGCTGTTATGCTCGAATTTGGATTGCCAGTCTGCACTCAGCAGGCCCGGCTCCACCAAGGAATCAATATCGTAGCCAAGCGCCAGCGTGACGACATCTGCTTTCAGACCGTCAATGACTGCGCGGGCTTGCTTGCCTGATCCGCCATGGGACTGGCTAATCGTTACGTCCTGGCCGGTTTTATTTTTCCAATACGTTGAAAAAGCTTTATTATACTCCTCGTACAGCTCACGAGTTGGGTCATACGATACATTTAACAGCTTGACTGGTTCTGCTGGCTTCTCTCCTGCGGCGCCCGCTTCTGTTGATGCAGCTGGCGACTCTCCTGCTCCTGCTCCAGTTCCCTGGTTGCCTCCGTTTGCTCCGCAAGCGGATAAGATGAGCACCAATACGAGCAATAATGAAACCGACCATTTCCCCTTTAACATAAATCCTCACACCCCTGATTTTTTTCTTTTTGCTCCTGCAGTCCTGGATAAATGAGTAATGTTTTGCCGCCGGTGGTCCGGTAGATAAAATATTATTCCTACCCGCTTAGTTGGTTATGGAAGGATTCTACCAGCGGGATTTTGTTTAGTCAATAGCGTTTTCGAAATTAGGTTTATGAATTGATGTTAAAACCATTTTGGTAAAAAGATTGCTTTTTGTCTGCTGTTTCCGCCGCCCCTTCACCAAGGGAAAACGCTAGGAATCGAGAGCCTTGCACGCAAAAAAAGGACTGCCCTCAAACCAGCGCAGCCGTATGGCTTTACTGATTTGGAACAGTCCTTTCTACTAGAGCTGCAAGCTGTATTCATGCATGCTTTAAGCTGAGTGGCTTAAACCCATTTTAATGAGAAGCTTGCAGCTGCTCCAGCTCGCGTTTCGAGCAATACACAAAATGCCCAGGCTTCACTTCACGAATTTCCGGAAGGTCCTCTGGTGTATATTGGTGCACATTCGGATCATAAGATGTCCGTTTGCGCACGCGCTCCGTCTCCGGATCGGGAATTGGAATAGCTGACAGCAGCGACTTCGTATAAGGATGCATTGGATTGTTGTACAGCTCATCCGCAGAAGCAAGCTCAACCAGCTTGCCGAAGTACATCACGCCAATACGGTCGCTAATATATTTAACCATAGACAAATCATGGGCAATAAACAAATAAGTCAGGTTTTTCTCCCGCTGAAGCTTTTTCATCAGGTTGATGATTTGCGCCTGAATCGATACGTCCAGCGCGGAGATCGCCTCATCGGCAATAATAAAGTCAGGATCGACCGCTAGTGCGCGGGCAATACCGATCCGCTGGCGCTGT from the Paenibacillus sp. BIHB 4019 genome contains:
- a CDS encoding CPBP family intramembrane glutamic endopeptidase; amino-acid sequence: MVEFIAPREWKKFVWAAVISAVVFIFLQIIPMLGGPDSGASESQGNVIGNEAALQKATEFAAMQFGVNVTDAHTVYQTDSDETGYLIKEKLYEDYASKYMQQFPLDTYQTQVTLDNGSTAFVYLHMQSGSVVAWNLIGAGSGVNTIKGQKQLLDAAASFATTQGFQAKDLNDAAVNSLGQVVIHPTGYAAGSSQLELRVGFSQNGDKTIVSTYKPAFIPPADYVANIEQQKSTADALSLISLIYMTFITLVLAIIYAILYRRHTTFKRGIAISLIFTVFYIINNLGIMDGVIAQQGEQIMGDAQVSFMAWFTALLLIPVGAAVYFSFVAGDGMWRSWKRPIWPGFREKNYGEHVWRSMGLGYLIALILLGVQSVIFLVLETAIGSWSTSDATQSPYNIKWLWLMPMLAWCAAISEEAIYRFFGIALFRRWFKNIYVAALIPTILWALGHVSYPIFPYYTRLIELIIIGMIFSYIFLRYSLITAIFVHAIFDSLLMGFSLISVGGALNIGAAIFYAVLPVPIAYIIRLWHRKKNAWQRPSY
- the uvrC gene encoding excinuclease ABC subunit UvrC codes for the protein MNQHEGKQAASPAEAAELIRHKLALLPDQPGCYLMKNGEGTIIYVGKAKILKNRVRSYFNGSHNGKTQRLVAEIRDFDFILTKSNMEALILECNLIKQYHPRYNVLLKDDKSFPYIKITHEQHPKLEVTRRMAKDKGKYFGPYPNAYAAQQTKKLLDRLYPLRKCKTLPDKVCLYYHMGQCIAPCEYEIEPGTYEAMVQEITRFLNGGHDVVRADLQRKMEASAEQLEFERAKEYRDQIIAIDAVMEKQKITMSDALDRDIFGYAVEKGWMCVQILYMRQGKLIERHGTTFPYYGEEYDDFMTFVTQYYSENPALPKQILLPLPPEQAESAQAAGKQEAGKQETAAAQLDQEAAPSANEAAKDMVDAASLIVVIDEESQEEAQPTKEKELSVAEEAAAALHHWLKVKVLLPQRGRKSEVVSMATENAKVTLADKFRLIERDEERSVKAAAGLAEWLGLPQATRIEAFDNSNIQGTNPVSAMVVFTDGKPDRKEYRKYKVKTVVGPDDYETMREVIRRRYERVLKDQLAAPDLIVVDGGKGQISAAIDVLQNELNLFIPVCGLVKDAKHRTAQLMTGDPAEIIPLPRDSQEFYLLQRIQDEVHRFAITFHREQRGKSMVVSQLDAIPGIGEKRRKLLLKHFGSIKKIKEATVEDFRPLSIGDKLAAQIIAALGEEASP
- a CDS encoding YqzM family protein, with product MENVRDPREHYNEEPRHDLMDVVFGFGGMLGLMTVMFAAAVIVKFIIS
- a CDS encoding YezD family protein gives rise to the protein MAKPLEIDQQWLKRIADQVGGLQYGSVNITVHDGRIVQIDRTERTRYDQPSSKQQESQSVKQQASNSHNNSSNKHQSA
- the cysW gene encoding sulfate ABC transporter permease subunit CysW produces the protein MAGAITTHLSSEASKRPKHITEPAIVRVVLITVALIFLALVVLLPLVSVFVEAFKKGFDVYRAAITDPDALSALRLTLLVAVIAVPLNTLFGISAAWAISKFRFRGKQFLITLIDLPFAVSPVISGLIYILMFGAQGFFGPWLDSHGIQLVFALPGIVLATVFVTVPFIARELIPLMQAQGVTEEEAAASLGAKGWQIFWRVTYPNIKWGLLYGIILCNARAMGEFGAVSVVSGHIRGQTNTLPLHIEILYNEYQFSASFAVASLLVMLAFITLIVKSLMEWQMNRRASAQNV
- the cysT gene encoding sulfate ABC transporter permease subunit CysT, coding for MKGSSRSKGRSRGGKARNVLPGFGLSMGFAIVYLSLIVLIPLASVFIKTTGLSFAEFWGTVTNPRVLASYRISFFTAFSAAAVNMVFGLLIAWVLVRYRFPGKKFIDSLVDLPFALPTAVAGIALTAIYAPNGWVGKLLQPLGLKVAYTPLGITIALIFIGIPFVVRTVQPVLQDLNKEIEEAAVMLGAYRMRTFWKVILPELMPALLTGFALAFARGIGEYGSVVFISGNMPMKTEIAPLLIMTKLEQFDYAGATAIALVMLVVSFLLLLFINFMQWRINRRVVEGG
- a CDS encoding sulfate ABC transporter substrate-binding protein; protein product: MLKGKWSVSLLLVLVLILSACGANGGNQGTGAGAGESPAASTEAGAAGEKPAEPVKLLNVSYDPTRELYEEYNKAFSTYWKNKTGQDVTISQSHGGSGKQARAVIDGLKADVVTLALGYDIDSLVEPGLLSADWQSKFEHNSSPYTSTIVFLVRKGNPKGIKDWNDLIKDGVEVITPNPQTSGGARWNYLAAWGYALKQNNNDEAKAQEFVTQLFKHVPVLDTGARGATTTFVEKGIGDVLLAWENEAFLSIKELGPDQFEIVYPSVSILAEPPVAVVDKNAEANKTTEVAKAYLEYLYSDEGQEIAAKNYYRPINETIAAKYADTFKKLDLLTIDGDFGGWKVAQEKHFNAGGIFEKIYTPGS
- a CDS encoding ATP-binding cassette domain-containing protein; its protein translation is MAKKLLEIKNLKQYFNEGRPNMVKAVDDVSFDIYEGETLGLVGESGCGKSTTGRTILRLYDATDGQVLFSGENVHGRKSRSELKRLNRKMQMIFQDPYASLNPRMTVGDIIAEGIDLHGLAKNNKERMARVHELLETVGLHKDYASRYPHEASGGQRQRIGIARALAVDPDFIIADEAISALDVSIQAQIINLMKKLQREKNLTYLFIAHDLSMVKYISDRIGVMYFGKLVELASADELYNNPMHPYTKSLLSAIPIPDPETERVRKRTSYDPNVHQYTPEDLPEIREVKPGHFVYCSKRELEQLQASH